DNA from Acidobacteriota bacterium:
CGAGCAGACTCCCGGGCCGGATCCGAGACCTGAAGCTGCCGACTCTCGACGCGGAATTCGGGCCTCCCCGCTGGTGCGGCGCATGGCCCAGGAAGAGGGAATCGACCTGAGGGAAATTGAGGGGACCGGCCTGGGAGGGCGGATCACCAAGCGGGATATCCTGAATTATCTGTCAGAGCGGGAGAGGATCGCCGAGGTGACTCGGCCGCTGGTTCAGCAGGCTCAGGAGGGGCTGGGAACGGCTCCCGCCGATCAGGACGAAATCGTTCCGATGACAGCCATGCGCAGAAGCATCGCTGAACACATGATCAGCAGCCGTCGCACTTCGGCTCATGTCACTTCCGTTTTCGAAGTGGACATGACTGCCGTCGTGAGAATCAAGGAGGAGAACGCCGAGAAGTTTGCCCTCCGGGAAGGTTTCAAGCTGTCCTTGACGCCCTTCTTTGTCAAAGGAGTTGTCGACACCCTGAAGGATTTTCCCATATTGAATGCCTCCATGGTTGGCAACGACATCGTCTACAAGAAGGACATCAACCTGGGTGTCGCCGTGGCGTTGGACTGGGGATTGATCGTTCCCGTCATCCGGCAGGCTCAGCAGAAGACACTGGTGGGATTGGCCAGGGAGGTTGCTGACTTGTCCCATCGGGCCCGCCAGAAGCAGCTTAGTCCGGAAGAGGTGCAGGGAGGGACCTTCACACTCACCAACCCCGGGGTGTTTGGCAGCTTGATCGGAACGCCCATCATCAATCAGCCCCAGGTCGCAATTCTATGTGTCGGTGCTGTCACCAAGCGGGCGGTTGTGATCAACGATGCCATTGCCATCCGCTCCATGGCTTATCTGTCTTTAACCTTCGATCACCGACTCATTGACGGTGCTGTGGGAGATGGTTTCCTGGCGAGTCTCAGGGGCAGGCTGGAGGGCTGGAGCTACACCATCGACTGACCGGCATTTCTCATGCGAGCCGTGTAGTCGTGAGAGAAATGCAGAGGCCATCCGTCACAGCCAGTGCACCGGATCTCAATACATGGCATGGCGCGATGTGTTCAAATCAATAATCCGCATCACGCAGGGAGCGCGATGCGGCGAGGATCGCCGGCTGGACCTGTGAATCCGGCCGGAGCCCCCGCGGAGGAATAATTCATGCTGATGAAGGCCCAGACGGAGGAACAGACCACGGCCCTTTCCGGGCTGGTGCGCCAGATGCTTCACCAATTGGGTGAAGATGACCAGCGTTCAGGGTTGGAGCGGACTCCCGAGCGGGTGGCGGCAAGTCTCCAGTTCCTGACTCAGGGCTACCAGCTCGACTTGGACTCCGTGATCAACGGGGCGCTGTTTGAAGCCGAATATGACGAAATGGTGATCGTCAAGGACATCGAGGTCTACAGCCTCTGCGAGCACCACCTTCTGCCCTTTTACGGAAAGTGCCACCTGGCTTACCTGCCGGATCGAAAGATCATCGGATTAAGCAAGATGGCTCGAATCGTGGATGTCTTCAGCCGGCGGTTGCAAATTCAGGAGAGGCTCACCACGGAAATCGCATCCACGGTCAAGAAATACCTGGAGCCGAAGGGTGTGGGTGTAGTCATAGAAGCTTTTCATTTCTGCATGATGATGCGCGGGGTGCAGAAACAGAACAGTCAGACCGTCACCAGTTGCATGCTCGGCCGCTTCAAGAGCGACAGCAAGACCCGCAGCGAGTTTCTGGAGTTCCTCAAGTAGCTCCCGCCTTGTCTGGAACACCCCTGTTTTGCCCTGTATCAACCGTGCCGTCGCACGGTCCGGAGCCGGGCCTTACCCCCCTCCGCATCAGCCTTCGCCTGCGGCTCGGCTTCTGCGACTCCCCCTCANNNNNNNNNNNNNNNNNNNNNGGAGGGGGAGTCGGTGAGACAAGGGCTCCGCCCGCAGTCGAACCGGTGGGGGGGCCAGTCTCCGGGGTTGGTAAGAGGCTCCTGTTTCACTCTCGAATGATTCCTCCCTTCGTCGCGGTTAGGGGGACTGTCCTCCTCTCACCGCGCCGAGAGTTTTTCAAGAGTTTTCAACACGATCTGTCCCACCCGTTCCATGCTTCGGGGACTGACCTTGTCCAGTGTGTCCTGCGGCGTGTGCCAGTAGCGGTTGTTCGGTCCGAATTCGAAATCGATCAGATCCACGGCCGGGATACCCACCTCGGTAAATGGGATGTGGTCGTCCTGCACGGCCATCGGATTACCGGAAAGGTGTTGTCCATAGCCCAACTCGGTGGCGGAGTCTCGCACCAGGCCCATCAGCCATGGGGTCGAGCTGAGGTCGTTCTCCAGCACCAGGTCCTTGTCGCCCACCATGTCCATCAGAATCATGGCCTTGATTCTGCCGGTCTGACCTCGGGCTCTGAGACGCTCCACGAAATAGCGGCTCCCGTAAAGACTGTCGGTGCGCGACCAAGCCCTCTGGGCTTCTTCTCCGTCGAAAAAGACAAACCACAAGGAGAAGCTCAGTTTCCGGCGCGAGAGCACCCTCGCCAGTTCCAGCAACAGTCCTACGCTGGAGCCTCCATCGTTGGCCCCCACAAAGACGCCGTTTGTCATCAAGTGGGTGTCGTAATGGCTGGCCAGAATCACTACCTTCCCCTTTTCGACCGGAGAGCGGCCCATGATATTTTTCATGGGCAGGTTGCCATTGGGAGTCGAAGCCAGGAAGTTCTGGTGTTCGACCTCCAGGGAGAGTCGGCGCAAAACGTCCGTAATGTACTGTTGGGCTTTCTTTATGCCGGGTGAAGCCGGAGGGCGGGGACCGAAGCTGACCAGGCGCTCCACATGGGTGAATGCCCGATCACCGCTCAAGGGGCGACTCTGTCCCGAAAGATTGACGGCGACAATGCCAACCAGGAGCAGACTGACAAGCCCTGTGGGAACCCCTGGGCATGGGTGGCGGTGGGTCATGGAATACAGGCAGTCTATTCCCGGAAGACCTCAACTTCGGAATCCGGAATGGTGAGTTTCTTGAGCTTCAGGTCACTGTCAAGCCAGAAATTGACTTTGAATTCTCCCGTGTCGACCAGGAAGCGGCGCAGCCAATGGGGTTGATCCTCGATTTCGACTTCCTCCTTGCCCACTTCGGAAACGCTGATTCCTCCAGCCAGGAACTGTTGCGGAACGAATGCGGAGAACTCCTGAAGGCCGCCCCGGCAGAGGTCGTACCGCTTGGAGAGGATCAGATAGTGGTGAAAGACATTGTCGTCCAGGACGGTCACATCCTTTTTCAATTCGATTCTTTTCCGGTCTACACCTTCATCCGAAATATAGGATACCCGGCTTCGATCCGGCAGAAACCTGACCTTGGCACTCATTCGATTGGGGCCCGCATCCTGCACTACTTCGTAATCCTCCGGTTCAAACAGGTCATTGAAACGCAAGGTGGACTGGATGCGGAAGGTCACCGGTTCAGCGGGCGGACGGTCGGGGGGTGGAAATTCCTCATAGTCTTCCTCGTCCAGATATTCCGGAGGTTCCACAGGGTCATCCCTGGTGATGGTGAGTTGGGTGCGGCTGCTGGCTTTAATTCGATTGGCGCTTCCCGAAATGTCGAAATCTTCGTGGCCGATTTCCTCTCCTGCGAAAAATATTCTGAAACGGCCGAGTTCGCGTCCGGAATATGTAATCGGTGGAGGCTCCTCGTCCTCCTCCAACTCCTCGCACTCCTGCTGGGCCTGCAGCGTGGGCGCAGCCGCCAGCAGGCGGCATGGATGCGGAAACAACAGCAATGCCAGCAGGATGATTAGCCTAACGCCCATGGTCAGGAGGGGTAGCAGTGTGTCTCGGTGAGGGCTGCAAACGGGTCTTTTCCAGGATGGCGCTCACTATTGTATCAGGGGGCAAGGAGGCGTCGACCTCAAAATCGCTCAACCGGTACAGGGGCAATCGGGAGGAGTAGAGCTCCTGGAGGGAAGCCGGATCCTTCAGGAGCGGTCGGGTGCCGTCCGGGGGGCATCGCTCCAGCACACTCTCCAGGGCCAGGTCGAGAAATACCGATAGTCCCAGCTTACTGATTTGGAGACGGTTCCCCGGGTCCACAAATGCACCGCCTCCCAGGGCTGCGACGCAGTTCTTCCACCGCCCCAGATTCCTCAAGGCATCGCTTTCCATCTGGCGGAAGAAGGGTTCGCCGTGCTGTGCAAAAATTCGGTGGATGGGACCACCGAAGGAGTCCTCGATCATGGAGTCCAGATCCAGGAAGGGCCATCCAAGGCGCTTGGCCAGCAACGGTCCGACAGTCGACTTCCCGGAGCCCATGAAGCCGACCAGAAAGACACGGTCTCTTTCCATCTGCAAAAAAATAGCCCAAGTGGGCTTGGGCATACCTTCAGTTGAAGCTCGGCAGGTTTGAAGAAACCAGGGCTAGAACTCTTCCGAAGACTGGCGTTTGATCTGGATCGGGCCACTGAAGGTGGAGAGCTGCACGGTTGCCGCACCTTCGTTCAGGGTGCCCAAGAGCGAATGGCGGTCACGCCACAGCCGTCGGTGTTGCTTGGACTTGATGGGAAGGTTGGTCTTGATGCTCCCCTTAAACGTCCGGGCTTCCCACTCCACCGAGGCTTCCTCATCGCAGATGACCGAAATCTGACCGTCGGTACTGGAAAGATTGTAGGAGCCTCCACCCATGAAATCCCCTTTGTAGGTGATGTTGCCAAGGGTTGAGTTGGCCTTGACATTGTCGCTTTCCAACTGGTCCAGCACAATGTCTCCAGTCACCGTGGTGGCGTGAATGGTTCCCTTGGATTGGGTGACCTGCACGGCCTTCCGTCCGAGCGAGGAGGCATTGACGTAACCCTCGACCCCGGCCACCTTGACCTCTGCCTCCACCACGTCCACGCTTACCTGGCCTCGAATGTTGTGTACCGTAACGACGCCCATGTTGGATCGAATCTCCAGGTTCGATTGTTCCGGAACGTAGAGCTCATAGTCCACCACCGTATTCTCGGCGGTGGCCAGCTCGTCCAGCACGTGACTGGTGATCCGCACCCGGTTAGGTCCGACTTCGGTATCGATTTCGACGTTCTCCGAACGCCTCATCCCAATCACCGTCACCACCTTGTTCTTGCCGCCCTCCACGGAGATCGAGCCGGAATAGTTCACAAGGATGATGGTGGGCGAGTCCCCGACGTTGAAGATCTTTTCCTCGCGATGGTCGTGCGGAGCTGAGGTCGCGGGAATTGCCAGCATCAGAGCAACTGGCAGGGTCAGGAGAGTTTGGCGATTGGTCATGATCGTGGTTGCAAAACCTCTCATGTTCAGGAGTTATAACAATGAATCCGAGGTCACGATGGTCTGCATCAACTCGACTTTCTTTTGATAAGCGGCCAAGAGGTACCGGTGGGCCAGCGGATTTTCCGGGCTGTTTTTCACCGCCTCCTTGCACTCGTGCAGGTAATAATCCATGGTCGCCAGATTGTCGTGAAATACCTGTGCCAGGACCGGATCCAGGCTCTCCAGCTTCTCGCGGGAGCTTGCGCTGAGCGCCTCGATGGCGGCGCGGTAATTCGCCTCCGCCTTGCGGAGTTCCTCGAGAACGGCCTCCTGGTGGGAAGTCGAGACCGCGGGAACCGGAACCACCGGCGAGCGGGTGGTCAAATCGAATACCAGCAGCGACCCGACCCCGAGAAACAAAGCCAATATAGCACCGCTCCAGGCGGGTTTCAAGTCAGGCAAGCGCTTGGGCAGAAGCGCGGCCCAGAAGGATTCTTTGGGCTTGGAGCGAATGAGCCCTTCGGCTTCGAGCTGGAATCGGAGGTTGGTCCAGAGATGCTCGGGCGGATCCAGGGGCTCCAACCCTTCCACGCCTGCGCGGATGGAATGGAGGTCCTTATGGAAAGCAGCGCAGAGGGGGCAGGACTTGAGATGTTTCTCAACTGCCTCAGCCCGCGAGGGATCCAGTTCTCCATCCACCCACGACGAGACCTCTTCTAGCATGTCCGTACATTTGATCATAAGGGCTATCCTCAACCAACCCGGGTGAACGTAAAGATTCCTACCGTTGGTAGGTTAGATACATAAAATCGCTATGGTGATGCCTTGAGTCCTCTTTTTTCCAAATTCGGCTTCTTGTCCAGCAACAGGGACCTGAGCTTGAGGCGTGCCTTGAAGAGCTGGGACTTGGAATTTCCGACCGAATAACCCATCATCCGGGCAATTTCGTTGTGTTCATATCCTTCAATGTCGTGCAGGACGAAGACGGTCCGATACCCTTTGGGCAGTGCTGCTATCGCCTTTTCCAGCGTGATTCGGTCCACAACGCCCAACAGGTCGATATCCTCGGTTCCATATTCCTTGGGAGGGAGATCCTGCCCGTCGTCGCGGTCCTGATCCAGCGAGACCTGGTCCAGCCCCTTCTTTCTGATGCGCATCAGAATGATATTGACTGTCAGGCGATGCATCCAGGTCGAGAACGCCGAGTCTCCCCGGAAGGTGCCGATCTTCCTGAAAAGCTGCATGAAGGCTTCCTGGCTCAGGTCCTCCGCCTCTGCCGGATCGCGGACCATTCTCAAGCAGAGCGAGTAGACCCGGCGCTTGTGCATGTTGTACAGCACCTCGAACGCCTGTGGGTCCCCGGCGACGCATCCAGCGATGGCTTGAGCTTCGGTCATCTGTAAGAACCTGCCGGCGCAGGGGCAGCCGCACCGTTGGCGAACAGGTCCGGACACGCATCCGAACGGATGCCAAAAGTTGTTATCTGCAAATGACTTATCACATCCACAAGAGTCAATGCGGTCCGCCTGAGGGTCGAAAATAGCGGATGGTTGGGAAGGTGTCAACCTCTGAAAGGAGCTTGTCCACCTGTGGAAAGAGGGCCTGAACGGCAGTTCCGGGCAGTCGAGTCCGCATCCTGTGGCCGGAGCGGGATCGGCGGCGCAGCCAATTTCCGTTTGTGGGGAGCATGATCGGTTAAGCGTCGACACATCAACGGTTAAGCCGGTCAGTTTCTTGACTGGGGAGGGCTTTCTGTGTAGGGTTAGTCGCGACTTTTCTCGGAACCCGGGGTCGTGACTCCCCTTGTTGACCGTGATTGGCTGGTTTTTCCCGACCCAACGATATGAAGTGTCCCTATTGTAGTCACCTTGAAGACAAGGTCGTCGATTCCCGAGAGAGCAGGGAAGGTGAGGCTATCCGCCGCCGCCGCCAGTGCGCGGAGTGCGGGCGCAGATTCACCACCTACGAAAGGATCGACGAGATTCCCTATTTGCTGGTCAAGAAGGATGGGTCTCGGGAGAGGTTTGATCCGCAGAAGCTGATGGTGGGTCTATTGAAGGCCTGCGAGAAGCGTCCGGTGAGCATGAACCAACTGGAATCCATCGTGAATGAAGTCGAATCCTTTGTTCACGAGTCCGGCAACCGCGAGAGACAAACCGCTCAGATAGGCGAAATGCTGATGGAGAGATTGCGTCAACTCGACAAGGTGGCCTATGTGAGATATGCCTCGGTGTACCTGGATTTCAAGGACATCAAGGAGTTCATGGCAGAGCTTCGAGAACTGCTCAGAGTTGAGAGAACAGGCTGACCGGGTGCGGCAGCGTCGTGCCTGCACTCAAGGCGATGGATCCCTCCACAATGGCCACCGTGTTTCGCAATGCCCGAAGACTCCCACGGGGGGGCGCCCACATCGAGAGTTCCCCCATGCCAAGGAACTCCAGGGAATGCCGGCAGTTCCGGAGGACGTAGGGATCATGGCGGTCCGGTCCTCCGTTCAGGGTGAAACCAGGCTGATCGAACGCATACACCGCCTCGCCCGCCAAGTTCTCTCACCATCCGAAAACGTTTCCATCTCGTTTGGCGACGACGCTGCCGCCCTGGTCCCGTCCTCGGGGCATACGCTGCTGATTTCGACCGATGCCCTTGTAGAGGGCATTCACTTCGATCTGGACTACTTTCGACCGGAAGATCTGGGTTGGAAAGCCCTGGCCGTTAATCTCAGCGACATCGCCGCCATGGGAGGCAAGCCGTTGGGATTCACCACTTCATTGGCGTTTCCGGAAGAAAAGCCACCAAGCTTTGTGACCCGGATTTATGGGGGCATGTTGAAGCTGGCTGAACTCAGCGGGGCCGCGCTTCTGGGAGGCGACCTGTGTGCGTCTCCGAAAACCTTGTTTTTGGACGTGACCATTTTGGGAGAAGTGAAATCGGAGCAGGTTCGCACTCGAAAGAATGCTCGTCCTGGAGACAGCCTTTTTGTCACCGGGGAACTTGGGGCGTCGGCGATAGGACTGGAGTTGCTTCGGCGGGCTCCCCGGCGGGCCCGTTACTATCCGCACCTGGCGGGAAGACATCTGCGGCCGATACCCAGAAATCGCATGGGTTGCTGGCTGGCAGCCAACGGCTTTGCTTCCGCTCTTATCGACTTGAGTGATGGGCTCTCTACCGACCTTCACCATCTTTGCCAAGCGAGTCGGGTGGGCGCCGTGATTGAAGCGGACCGCATACCCCTGCCTGGAATCAGCCCAAAAGTCGGTTCCTGGGTGGAACGGCCCCTGCTAGACTATGGGTTGAATGGTGGCGAGGATTACGAGCTCCTGTTCACGGTGCCACACGGGAGTCGGCATCAGATTCCCGGCCGGTTGGACGGCCTTGGGATTCACGAAATCGGCCGTATTACCGATGAGCCCGGGGCGTGTTGGCTTCGAGAACGGGGATGCTTGAGACCTCTTGCGTCCGGCGGATTCGACCATTTTCAAAAATAGATCCTTACTGTGTTCGGCAACCGGTCCACAATTCTTCCATCGTCGATGCTCAGGGACGGAGTTCGCGTCTGCGGAGTGCTGATCCTGTTGCTGGCATCAGGTGGCCGGGGCCAGGCCCAAATACCTTCGATTCTGATTCAGCCCGATATTCGGGTGTTTACCGTTCTGGGCGCACTGCGGGCCGCCGGATTCGATGAGGGCTCGCTCCTGCTTCATCCGGCAGGCCTCCCGATCGCCCGGGATTTTCGCGATCTTCCCACCGGACTGAAGGCACGGTTGAAGAATTTCTACGAGTCCCATCGCGGAGGAGACGATCCACGAAGGGAACTGACCAAATATATTTCGCTGGCGTTCGTCATCGATGGCCCTCCCGACTTCAAGCCGCTTCTGGGGCCGGGTCGGATGCCTCCCGACGCCGGTTCCGTAGTCGAACTGACG
Protein-coding regions in this window:
- a CDS encoding shikimate kinase → MERDRVFLVGFMGSGKSTVGPLLAKRLGWPFLDLDSMIEDSFGGPIHRIFAQHGEPFFRQMESDALRNLGRWKNCVAALGGGAFVDPGNRLQISKLGLSVFLDLALESVLERCPPDGTRPLLKDPASLQELYSSRLPLYRLSDFEVDASLPPDTIVSAILEKTRLQPSPRHTATPPDHGR
- the thiL gene encoding thiamine-phosphate kinase, which translates into the protein MPAVPEDVGIMAVRSSVQGETRLIERIHRLARQVLSPSENVSISFGDDAAALVPSSGHTLLISTDALVEGIHFDLDYFRPEDLGWKALAVNLSDIAAMGGKPLGFTTSLAFPEEKPPSFVTRIYGGMLKLAELSGAALLGGDLCASPKTLFLDVTILGEVKSEQVRTRKNARPGDSLFVTGELGASAIGLELLRRAPRRARYYPHLAGRHLRPIPRNRMGCWLAANGFASALIDLSDGLSTDLHHLCQASRVGAVIEADRIPLPGISPKVGSWVERPLLDYGLNGGEDYELLFTVPHGSRHQIPGRLDGLGIHEIGRITDEPGACWLRERGCLRPLASGGFDHFQK
- a CDS encoding zf-HC2 domain-containing protein; amino-acid sequence: MIKCTDMLEEVSSWVDGELDPSRAEAVEKHLKSCPLCAAFHKDLHSIRAGVEGLEPLDPPEHLWTNLRFQLEAEGLIRSKPKESFWAALLPKRLPDLKPAWSGAILALFLGVGSLLVFDLTTRSPVVPVPAVSTSHQEAVLEELRKAEANYRAAIEALSASSREKLESLDPVLAQVFHDNLATMDYYLHECKEAVKNSPENPLAHRYLLAAYQKKVELMQTIVTSDSLL
- the nrdR gene encoding transcriptional regulator NrdR, which encodes MKCPYCSHLEDKVVDSRESREGEAIRRRRQCAECGRRFTTYERIDEIPYLLVKKDGSRERFDPQKLMVGLLKACEKRPVSMNQLESIVNEVESFVHESGNRERQTAQIGEMLMERLRQLDKVAYVRYASVYLDFKDIKEFMAELRELLRVERTG
- the folE gene encoding GTP cyclohydrolase I FolE, which encodes MLMKAQTEEQTTALSGLVRQMLHQLGEDDQRSGLERTPERVAASLQFLTQGYQLDLDSVINGALFEAEYDEMVIVKDIEVYSLCEHHLLPFYGKCHLAYLPDRKIIGLSKMARIVDVFSRRLQIQERLTTEIASTVKKYLEPKGVGVVIEAFHFCMMMRGVQKQNSQTVTSCMLGRFKSDSKTRSEFLEFLK
- a CDS encoding dihydrolipoamide acetyltransferase family protein, with the translated sequence MPSNVIMPQMGESIFEGTITRWLKNVGDRVERDEPLFEISTDKVDSEIPASASGILREILFQEGETVEINTVVAIIDDDPGAVQDSAGDGNAVLPQESEQTPGPDPRPEAADSRRGIRASPLVRRMAQEEGIDLREIEGTGLGGRITKRDILNYLSERERIAEVTRPLVQQAQEGLGTAPADQDEIVPMTAMRRSIAEHMISSRRTSAHVTSVFEVDMTAVVRIKEENAEKFALREGFKLSLTPFFVKGVVDTLKDFPILNASMVGNDIVYKKDINLGVAVALDWGLIVPVIRQAQQKTLVGLAREVADLSHRARQKQLSPEEVQGGTFTLTNPGVFGSLIGTPIINQPQVAILCVGAVTKRAVVINDAIAIRSMAYLSLTFDHRLIDGAVGDGFLASLRGRLEGWSYTID
- a CDS encoding DUF4097 family beta strand repeat-containing protein; this encodes MTNRQTLLTLPVALMLAIPATSAPHDHREEKIFNVGDSPTIILVNYSGSISVEGGKNKVVTVIGMRRSENVEIDTEVGPNRVRITSHVLDELATAENTVVDYELYVPEQSNLEIRSNMGVVTVHNIRGQVSVDVVEAEVKVAGVEGYVNASSLGRKAVQVTQSKGTIHATTVTGDIVLDQLESDNVKANSTLGNITYKGDFMGGGSYNLSSTDGQISVICDEEASVEWEARTFKGSIKTNLPIKSKQHRRLWRDRHSLLGTLNEGAATVQLSTFSGPIQIKRQSSEEF
- a CDS encoding sigma-70 family RNA polymerase sigma factor, encoding MTEAQAIAGCVAGDPQAFEVLYNMHKRRVYSLCLRMVRDPAEAEDLSQEAFMQLFRKIGTFRGDSAFSTWMHRLTVNIILMRIRKKGLDQVSLDQDRDDGQDLPPKEYGTEDIDLLGVVDRITLEKAIAALPKGYRTVFVLHDIEGYEHNEIARMMGYSVGNSKSQLFKARLKLRSLLLDKKPNLEKRGLKASP
- a CDS encoding M28 family peptidase yields the protein MSGDRAFTHVERLVSFGPRPPASPGIKKAQQYITDVLRRLSLEVEHQNFLASTPNGNLPMKNIMGRSPVEKGKVVILASHYDTHLMTNGVFVGANDGGSSVGLLLELARVLSRRKLSFSLWFVFFDGEEAQRAWSRTDSLYGSRYFVERLRARGQTGRIKAMILMDMVGDKDLVLENDLSSTPWLMGLVRDSATELGYGQHLSGNPMAVQDDHIPFTEVGIPAVDLIDFEFGPNNRYWHTPQDTLDKVSPRSMERVGQIVLKTLEKLSAR